In a single window of the Massilia oculi genome:
- a CDS encoding GspE/PulE family protein: MNAIPQKPASLRKLDLQSIFSWLLADGIVTKDKVKADFAQAQAILKNAPGIMHPLTAVAQCKLVSALPPHRLLTLDVLTEWCAAKVGLPFIRIDPLKIDFTKVADVMSASYAARFNILPVEMTPTTLVVATADPALTEWEAEIAKVSRRRIELVLANPLDIAQYIAQFFALAKSIRDASRSSGQDVAMRNNFEQLVELGKSNKQFDANDQHIVNIVDWLWGYAFEQRASDIHLEPKREFATVRFRIDGVLHQVYQVPAAVMIAMTARIKLLGRMDVIEKRRPQDGRIKTLTAGGREVELRLSTMPTAFGEKLVMRIFDPDVVVKTLPELGFPPDDAERWDGLTRRPHGIILVTGPTGSGKTTTLYTTLKALATSEVNVCTVEDPIEMVEPAFNQMQVQPGIDLSFADGVRSLMRQDPDIIMVGEIRDLETAEMAIQAALTGHLVFSTLHTNDAPSAVVRLLELGVPDYLLEATLIGVMAQRLVRTLCPVCKAPGGELRDEVWDGIGGAWKIAKPATVYRAVGCPECRQTGYRGRTGIYELLTVSEGFGRLIRESGEMRSLREQSVKDGMKPLRIAGAMKVVDGVTTADEVLKVTSALS, encoded by the coding sequence GTGAACGCCATCCCGCAAAAACCCGCCAGCCTGCGCAAGCTCGACCTGCAATCGATTTTCTCGTGGCTGCTGGCCGACGGGATCGTCACCAAGGATAAAGTCAAAGCCGATTTCGCCCAGGCCCAGGCGATATTGAAGAACGCGCCGGGCATCATGCATCCGCTGACGGCGGTGGCGCAGTGCAAACTGGTCTCCGCCCTGCCGCCGCACCGGCTGCTGACGCTGGATGTGCTGACCGAATGGTGCGCGGCCAAGGTCGGCCTGCCCTTCATTCGCATCGACCCGCTGAAGATCGATTTCACCAAGGTGGCGGACGTGATGTCGGCCAGCTATGCGGCCCGCTTCAATATCCTGCCGGTGGAAATGACGCCGACCACGCTCGTGGTGGCGACGGCCGATCCGGCGCTGACCGAATGGGAAGCCGAGATCGCCAAGGTCTCGCGCCGCCGCATCGAACTGGTGCTGGCCAATCCGCTCGACATCGCCCAGTACATTGCGCAGTTCTTCGCGCTGGCCAAGTCGATCCGCGACGCCAGCCGCAGCAGCGGGCAGGACGTCGCGATGCGCAACAACTTCGAGCAGCTGGTCGAACTGGGAAAATCGAACAAGCAGTTCGACGCCAACGACCAGCACATCGTCAATATCGTCGACTGGCTGTGGGGTTACGCCTTCGAGCAGCGCGCCTCGGATATCCACCTCGAACCCAAGCGCGAATTCGCGACCGTGCGTTTTCGTATCGATGGCGTGCTGCACCAGGTCTATCAGGTGCCGGCGGCGGTGATGATCGCGATGACCGCGCGCATCAAGCTGCTGGGGCGGATGGACGTGATCGAAAAACGCCGGCCGCAGGACGGCCGCATCAAGACGCTTACCGCCGGCGGCAGGGAGGTCGAATTGCGGCTGTCGACGATGCCGACCGCGTTCGGCGAAAAACTGGTGATGCGCATCTTCGATCCCGACGTCGTCGTCAAGACACTGCCGGAACTGGGTTTCCCGCCCGACGATGCAGAGCGCTGGGATGGGCTGACGCGCCGTCCGCACGGGATCATTCTCGTGACCGGGCCGACGGGATCGGGCAAGACCACGACGCTGTACACGACGCTCAAGGCGCTGGCGACCAGCGAAGTGAACGTGTGCACGGTCGAGGATCCGATCGAGATGGTGGAACCGGCATTCAACCAGATGCAGGTGCAGCCGGGGATCGACCTGTCGTTTGCCGACGGCGTGCGTTCGCTGATGCGGCAGGATCCCGACATCATCATGGTGGGCGAGATCCGCGACCTGGAGACGGCCGAGATGGCGATCCAGGCGGCGCTGACGGGGCACCTGGTGTTTTCGACCCTGCATACCAACGATGCGCCATCGGCCGTGGTGCGCCTGCTGGAATTGGGCGTGCCGGATTATCTGCTGGAGGCAACCCTGATCGGGGTGATGGCGCAGCGGCTGGTGCGTACGCTCTGCCCCGTGTGCAAGGCGCCTGGCGGGGAATTGCGCGATGAGGTGTGGGATGGCATTGGTGGCGCGTGGAAGATCGCAAAGCCTGCGACCGTGTATCGGGCGGTGGGGTGTCCGGAATGCCGGCAGACCGGGTATCGCGGGCGGACCGGGATTTATGAATTGCTGACGGTAAGCGAAGGCTTCGGGCGCTTGATCCGCGAATCGGGCGAGATGCGGTCCTTGCGCGAGCAGAGCGTGAAGGATGGCATGAAGCCGCTGCGCATTGCCGGCGCGATGAAGGTGGTCGACGGCGTGACGACGGCGGATGAGGTGCTGAAGGTGACGTCGGCGCTGTCGTGA
- a CDS encoding RNA-directed DNA polymerase, translating into MVAQLASADLGGLSPGSCRRFIVPKDEFSYRQATQLDPQDSIILSALIYQYGQQIEEQRQPKSRVFSYRFSPTLPDGLYSGKTAWNGFWTTAAKHAVRCSHILYCDIADFYNQVYHHTVENQLISAGLPNQAIKWIIGLLESTTAGVSRGVPVGPHPIHLLAEATLIPVDNSLVAAGLKFIRYADDIVVFCKSKRESRTALALIATVLDKQQRLTLQRHKTKIYDPTDFQDVCSQMIKDRPINFDEKSLLALIKKYSGGDPYKTISFSRISAADWSSISTESIRIVINQYVSSQPIDYIRLRWFYRRLAQIGHPGAIDVSLEHLDSLGPCFANICFYLASVQAIPTKDWRRIGTRLLQLLRTPEVKSSEYFRLLVLSLFSRNEHINHFAKLHKMFQSADPFIRREVILAARMNNALDWVRELKEDFTSMDPWQQRAMLFAVSGLAKDEKKFFIGRQTITGPFDKTLAKWAKGT; encoded by the coding sequence TTGGTAGCACAGCTTGCCAGTGCCGATCTTGGGGGCTTGTCACCTGGGAGTTGTCGGAGATTTATTGTTCCCAAAGACGAGTTTTCGTATAGGCAAGCCACGCAGCTTGATCCTCAAGATTCGATCATACTGTCAGCATTAATCTATCAGTACGGGCAACAGATTGAGGAGCAACGACAACCTAAGAGCCGTGTATTCAGCTATCGATTCAGCCCAACATTGCCGGACGGCCTCTATAGCGGGAAAACTGCATGGAATGGTTTTTGGACAACGGCAGCGAAACACGCGGTGCGCTGTAGTCACATTCTGTACTGTGATATAGCCGATTTTTACAATCAAGTCTATCACCATACCGTCGAGAATCAACTTATATCCGCTGGGCTGCCTAACCAAGCTATTAAATGGATTATCGGATTATTGGAATCAACCACAGCGGGTGTCTCAAGGGGAGTACCGGTGGGACCTCACCCAATTCATTTACTGGCGGAAGCCACGCTAATTCCTGTCGATAACAGCTTGGTTGCTGCGGGATTGAAATTTATACGATATGCCGATGACATAGTTGTATTTTGCAAATCCAAGCGCGAATCAAGAACTGCTCTTGCCTTGATTGCTACTGTGCTAGACAAGCAGCAACGGCTTACGTTACAGCGGCATAAGACTAAAATTTACGACCCAACAGATTTTCAAGACGTCTGCTCACAAATGATTAAGGATCGTCCGATCAATTTCGATGAGAAGTCTCTTTTGGCGTTGATTAAGAAGTATTCCGGTGGAGATCCATATAAAACCATTTCTTTCTCTCGAATTTCCGCAGCGGATTGGTCCTCTATTTCCACCGAATCAATTCGAATTGTAATTAATCAGTACGTCTCATCTCAACCGATTGACTACATTCGGCTTAGGTGGTTTTATCGACGCCTTGCGCAAATTGGTCATCCCGGCGCTATTGATGTTTCACTGGAGCATCTTGATTCTTTGGGGCCCTGTTTCGCAAATATTTGTTTCTATCTTGCGTCCGTTCAGGCAATTCCGACCAAAGACTGGAGGCGTATTGGAACAAGACTACTGCAACTCCTCCGTACGCCAGAAGTAAAGTCTAGCGAATATTTCCGCCTTCTGGTGCTGAGTTTGTTCTCTCGAAATGAGCATATCAATCACTTTGCTAAGCTTCACAAAATGTTCCAGTCGGCTGATCCGTTCATCCGGCGTGAAGTCATTTTGGCAGCGCGAATGAATAATGCTTTAGATTGGGTACGTGAACTTAAGGAAGACTTCACCTCAATGGACCCTTGGCAACAGCGAGCAATGCTTTTCGCTGTATCTGGTCTCGCAAAAGACGAAAAGAAATTCTTTATTGGTCGTCAAACCATAACCGGCCCCTTCGACAAGACACTCGCCAAATGGGCTAAGGGTACGTAA
- a CDS encoding barstar family protein, translated as MDLLAYSNDSEVRSSSATQRREGWRHGALLTGRFEEKMSLLMRVAPNLVQAIRAFRVGDLQQEAGRLGHHFLYAHCANTLTKQQVCARIGENFYFPKPCSKNFDALRTCLTETIHEAGPQPGFIVVLEQLPSAQKFDKEARENLLDVFRDAAEFWAEKKVPFRVFYSFATVPPTA; from the coding sequence ATGGACTTATTGGCGTATAGCAACGACAGCGAGGTAAGAAGCAGCAGCGCTACCCAGCGCCGCGAGGGGTGGCGCCATGGCGCGTTATTGACAGGTCGATTTGAGGAAAAAATGAGTTTGTTGATGAGAGTGGCGCCAAATCTTGTTCAAGCCATCCGCGCGTTTCGCGTTGGCGATTTGCAACAGGAGGCTGGGCGACTCGGACATCATTTCCTGTACGCCCACTGCGCCAATACGCTCACCAAGCAGCAGGTCTGCGCCCGCATCGGCGAGAATTTTTATTTCCCCAAACCGTGCAGCAAGAATTTCGATGCGCTGCGCACCTGTCTGACCGAGACCATCCACGAAGCCGGCCCGCAGCCGGGCTTCATCGTGGTGCTCGAGCAGCTGCCGAGCGCTCAGAAGTTCGACAAGGAAGCGCGCGAAAACCTGCTCGACGTGTTCCGCGACGCGGCCGAATTCTGGGCCGAGAAAAAGGTGCCGTTCCGCGTGTTCTACTCGTTCGCGACCGTCCCGCCGACCGCCTGA
- a CDS encoding spermidine synthase produces MLIKRKSIEQVESSRRPARKPKFAPVTLSEQDGVRYLHFGTEWVQGAMRIRKPDWPELEYAQQMMAWMLFIAAPQAIAQLGLGTAALTKFCYRQFPEASVTAVELNESVIAICNSMFKLPPEDERLRVLEMDALDFVEDPANHDAFDVLQCDLYDATARGPVLDTPEFYQACAACLTQHGIMTVNLFGDHPSFARNLKAMKFAFGHVICLPEVHDGNVVALCFKTRPTLDKDALAARAAQIVAQTKLPAKSWIKGLLATD; encoded by the coding sequence ATGCTCATCAAACGCAAATCCATCGAACAAGTCGAATCCTCGCGCCGTCCGGCGCGCAAACCGAAATTCGCACCCGTCACGCTGTCCGAACAGGACGGTGTCCGCTACCTCCACTTCGGTACCGAATGGGTGCAAGGCGCGATGCGCATCCGCAAGCCCGACTGGCCCGAGCTCGAATACGCGCAGCAGATGATGGCGTGGATGCTGTTCATCGCGGCGCCGCAAGCCATCGCCCAGCTCGGCCTGGGGACGGCCGCCCTGACCAAGTTCTGCTATCGCCAGTTTCCCGAGGCGAGCGTGACCGCCGTCGAACTCAACGAATCCGTGATCGCGATCTGCAATTCGATGTTCAAGCTGCCGCCCGAGGACGAGCGCCTGCGCGTGCTGGAGATGGATGCGCTCGACTTCGTCGAGGATCCGGCCAACCACGATGCCTTTGACGTCCTGCAGTGCGACCTGTACGACGCCACCGCGCGCGGCCCGGTGCTCGACACGCCGGAGTTCTACCAGGCCTGCGCCGCCTGCCTGACGCAGCACGGCATCATGACCGTCAACCTGTTCGGCGACCACCCGAGCTTCGCCAGGAACCTGAAGGCGATGAAGTTCGCCTTCGGCCACGTGATCTGCCTGCCCGAGGTACACGACGGGAATGTGGTGGCGCTGTGCTTCAAGACCCGCCCCACGCTCGACAAGGACGCGCTCGCGGCGCGCGCCGCGCAGATCGTGGCGCAGACCAAGCTGCCTGCCAAGTCCTGGATCAAGGGATTGCTCGCCACCGATTGA
- a CDS encoding IS481 family transposase — MSSRIHPQARTTPKIRQEIKDSGLSDRQAAKVFNITRATAAKWLKRDDVQDRSHRAHTLHTTLSAAQELVVLSLRQTLYLPLDDLLYITRQYINPEVSRSGIARLLKREGMARLEDVIPQAEVETIKAKKTFKDYEPGFLHVDIEYLPQMPDENSRRYLFVAIDRATRWVFLHIYNDMTERSSVDFLRRLKLASPIKITKILTDNGSQFTDRFATKDKKPSGNHAFDKACGSMEVEHRLAPPRHPQTNGMVERFNGRISELIAQTRFDSRADLETTLHNYLKLYDHHIPQRAIGSTTPIQALKDWQKRKPDLFVKRVYDQTDSTLTYP; from the coding sequence ATGAGTTCACGCATTCACCCGCAAGCCCGCACCACGCCAAAAATCCGTCAGGAGATCAAGGATTCCGGCCTGTCCGACCGTCAAGCGGCCAAGGTGTTCAATATCACTCGGGCCACCGCTGCCAAATGGCTCAAGCGGGACGACGTGCAAGACCGCTCGCATCGTGCTCATACCCTGCATACGACCCTGAGCGCAGCCCAGGAACTGGTCGTGCTGTCCCTGCGCCAGACGCTTTACTTACCGCTCGACGACCTGCTCTACATCACCCGGCAATACATCAATCCCGAGGTCTCTCGTTCAGGCATTGCGCGACTGCTCAAACGCGAAGGCATGGCACGACTGGAGGACGTGATCCCTCAAGCTGAAGTCGAAACGATCAAGGCCAAGAAGACCTTCAAGGACTATGAGCCAGGCTTCCTGCACGTCGATATCGAGTACCTGCCACAGATGCCTGACGAAAACTCACGCCGCTACCTGTTTGTTGCCATTGACCGCGCGACGCGCTGGGTTTTTCTGCATATTTACAACGATATGACTGAACGTAGTAGCGTCGATTTCCTGCGCCGTTTGAAGCTCGCATCGCCGATCAAGATCACCAAGATACTGACCGACAACGGCTCGCAATTTACCGACCGCTTCGCCACCAAAGACAAGAAGCCCAGCGGCAATCACGCCTTCGACAAGGCATGTGGCAGCATGGAAGTCGAGCATCGCCTGGCGCCTCCGCGCCACCCGCAAACTAACGGCATGGTGGAACGCTTCAATGGCAGGATCAGTGAGCTGATCGCGCAGACCCGCTTCGATAGCAGGGCCGATCTGGAGACCACCTTGCACAATTACCTCAAGCTTTACGACCACCATATCCCGCAGCGAGCTATCGGCTCAACGACACCGATTCAGGCGCTCAAGGATTGGCAGAAACGCAAACCTGATCTATTCGTCAAACGCGTCTACGATCAGACGGACTCGACACTTACGTACCCTTAG
- the purN gene encoding phosphoribosylglycinamide formyltransferase, whose protein sequence is MKNIVILISGRGSNMEAVVRAAQAEGWPARIAAVISNKPDAGGLAFAQSRGIPTAVVSNKEFATRAEFDARLQEVIDTFQPDLVVLAGFMRILTAPFVEHYAGRMLNIHPSLLPLFPGLHTHQQALDAGMLEHGATVHFVTAELDHGPSVLQARIPVLPGDTPDLLAARLLAEEHKIYPRAVRLFIEDRLVIEDGAVRIVASMDRTQADAISI, encoded by the coding sequence ATGAAAAACATCGTGATCCTCATTTCCGGCCGCGGAAGCAATATGGAAGCGGTCGTGCGCGCGGCCCAGGCTGAAGGTTGGCCGGCCCGTATTGCAGCGGTGATCAGCAACAAGCCCGATGCCGGCGGCCTGGCATTTGCCCAGTCGCGCGGCATCCCGACCGCCGTGGTGTCGAACAAGGAGTTCGCCACCCGCGCCGAATTCGACGCCAGATTGCAGGAAGTCATCGATACCTTCCAGCCCGACCTGGTCGTGCTGGCCGGCTTCATGCGCATCCTGACCGCGCCCTTCGTGGAACACTACGCGGGCCGGATGTTGAATATCCACCCGTCGCTGCTGCCCCTGTTCCCGGGGCTGCACACGCACCAGCAGGCGCTCGACGCCGGCATGCTTGAGCACGGCGCGACCGTGCACTTCGTCACCGCCGAACTCGATCATGGCCCGTCGGTGCTGCAGGCCAGGATCCCCGTCCTGCCGGGCGATACGCCGGACCTGCTGGCTGCACGCCTGCTGGCCGAGGAACACAAGATCTACCCACGCGCCGTACGCCTGTTCATCGAAGACCGCCTGGTCATCGAAGACGGCGCGGTGCGCATCGTCGCGTCCATGGATCGCACCCAGGCCGACGCCATCAGTATTTAA
- a CDS encoding glycine zipper 2TM domain-containing protein, with product MNLQAKLIISALGIAILPLAQAADFEDFGRVVRVEPRVEQVRTPRQECRTEYVQVPVQQERGAGGTIIGGIAGALLGSQVGSGNGKVAASAAGAIAGAMVGDRVQNNGRPVGNSVQEQAVQQCRTVEAIESRTAGYNVTYEYRGQTYTSLMSRDPGNRVRLRVSVEPLDSYNGQQAYSQY from the coding sequence ATGAACTTGCAAGCCAAACTGATCATCTCGGCACTCGGCATCGCCATCCTGCCACTGGCCCAGGCCGCCGACTTCGAAGACTTCGGCCGCGTGGTGCGCGTCGAGCCGCGTGTCGAGCAGGTCCGTACCCCGCGCCAGGAGTGCCGTACCGAATACGTGCAGGTGCCGGTGCAGCAGGAGCGCGGCGCCGGCGGCACGATCATCGGCGGTATCGCGGGCGCCCTGCTGGGCAGCCAGGTCGGCAGCGGCAACGGTAAAGTGGCCGCATCGGCAGCGGGCGCGATCGCCGGCGCCATGGTCGGCGACCGCGTCCAGAACAATGGCCGTCCGGTCGGCAACTCGGTGCAAGAACAGGCTGTGCAGCAATGCCGCACCGTGGAAGCGATCGAATCGCGCACCGCCGGCTACAACGTGACCTATGAATACCGTGGCCAGACCTACACGTCGCTGATGAGCCGCGACCCGGGCAACCGCGTGCGCCTGCGGGTCTCGGTCGAGCCGCTGGACAGCTACAACGGCCAGCAGGCGTACAGCCAGTACTGA
- a CDS encoding RsmB/NOP family class I SAM-dependent RNA methyltransferase: MRLPPAIVAKTEEVLREILRFTSPADVTLSRFFKDNPRFGGRERGVIAEAVYAVLRNKSFFTDFAGHGNTPSMRKLALLGLAETVGIDSIGGLTDDETDFLTRIKEVDRNLLPGPIRANLPQWLFDKLVAQFGEQEALELAAVLNTPAPLDLRVNSIKAERDDVIAQLAQAPIVAEPMPFAPLGLRVQKKPALQNLPLFKEGAIEVQDEGSQVLAQIVGARRGEMVVDFCAGAGGKTLALGALMRNTGRLYAFDVSEKRLTKLKPRMARSGLSNVHPVVIAHERDAKVKRLAGKIDRVLVDAPCSGLGTLRRNPDVKWRQQPSAVAEMQEKQASILDAASRLVKNGGRLVYATCSLLNEENDVIVEGFLANHADFELVPMSQVLAEQKIPLEMDNYLKLLPHKHQTDGFFAAVLQRKALPKPVKAVVADEAAAADDAAAAADGE; encoded by the coding sequence ATGAGATTGCCTCCAGCGATCGTCGCCAAGACCGAAGAAGTCTTGCGCGAGATTCTCCGTTTTACTTCGCCTGCCGACGTCACCCTGTCGCGCTTCTTCAAGGACAACCCGCGCTTCGGCGGCCGCGAGCGCGGCGTCATCGCCGAAGCCGTGTACGCCGTGCTGCGCAATAAATCGTTCTTCACCGACTTCGCCGGCCATGGCAACACGCCGTCGATGCGCAAGCTGGCCCTGCTGGGCCTGGCCGAGACCGTCGGCATCGACAGCATCGGCGGCTTGACCGACGACGAGACCGATTTCCTCACCCGCATCAAGGAAGTCGACCGCAACCTGCTGCCGGGCCCAATCCGCGCGAACCTGCCGCAATGGCTGTTCGACAAGCTGGTGGCCCAGTTCGGCGAGCAGGAGGCGCTGGAACTGGCGGCCGTGCTGAACACCCCGGCGCCGCTGGACCTGCGCGTCAATTCCATCAAGGCCGAGCGCGACGACGTGATCGCCCAGCTGGCGCAAGCGCCGATCGTGGCCGAGCCGATGCCGTTCGCGCCGCTGGGCCTGCGCGTGCAGAAGAAGCCGGCGTTGCAGAACCTGCCGCTGTTCAAGGAAGGCGCGATCGAAGTGCAGGACGAAGGCAGCCAGGTGCTGGCCCAGATCGTCGGCGCGCGCCGCGGCGAGATGGTGGTCGACTTCTGCGCCGGCGCCGGCGGCAAGACGCTGGCCCTGGGTGCGCTGATGCGCAATACCGGCCGCCTGTACGCCTTCGACGTCTCGGAAAAACGCCTGACCAAGCTGAAGCCGCGCATGGCGCGCAGCGGCCTGTCGAACGTGCATCCGGTGGTGATCGCGCATGAACGCGATGCGAAAGTCAAACGCCTGGCCGGCAAGATCGACCGCGTGCTGGTCGACGCGCCGTGCTCGGGCCTGGGCACCCTGCGCCGCAACCCGGACGTCAAATGGCGCCAGCAGCCGAGCGCCGTCGCCGAGATGCAAGAGAAGCAAGCCTCGATCCTGGACGCGGCGTCGCGCCTGGTCAAGAACGGCGGCCGCCTGGTGTACGCCACCTGCAGCCTGCTGAACGAAGAGAACGACGTCATCGTCGAAGGCTTCCTGGCCAATCACGCCGACTTCGAGCTGGTGCCGATGAGCCAGGTGCTGGCCGAGCAAAAGATTCCGCTCGAGATGGACAACTACCTGAAACTGCTGCCGCACAAGCACCAGACCGACGGCTTCTTCGCCGCCGTCCTGCAGCGCAAGGCGTTGCCCAAGCCGGTCAAGGCTGTCGTCGCCGATGAGGCGGCCGCCGCGGACGACGCTGCCGCAGCCGCGGACGGAGAGTAA